In the genome of Populus nigra chromosome 19, ddPopNigr1.1, whole genome shotgun sequence, the window CTGTTCTTTGGTGCAGCTTGAAGCCATGGACTGATCAAATTAAGAAGCGCGGCTCGCaatcatctaggtggtggtccaatgataagagtttgggactaaaagatttgttttttttgtggtcTCAAGTTCAAGCcctatggttgctcatatgatggccactgaaggcttacatggtcgttaatttcagagcCCGTGCAATTAATTAAGGTACGCAAAAGCTGATCCGGATACCtacgttaaattaaaaaaaaaagcacggCTAGTGAATCTGATCCCTATGATCCAATTGTTTGTCCTAAGGTAACCGAATGTTTTTACATTATTCCATTcttgaataagaaaatatttttacgTTAGTCCattctttaaacaaataatattatataaattttattgttcacGGTAAGAgtgtaatataaaatcattattagaatttaaatttttgaattaaaatattctttgatTTGCCACTAAAAAATTACGAGTTAATaccttaattataaattttaattaatcacgTTGATTTTTCAAAGGCACGTTTTGCACAAAAACAGCCatggatatatatattatcatggAAAGATAGCAAAAGGCTGCAATGCAAGTCACCGACGGCATTTCTTTCTTTGCAGAAGGGCCCTCCTGGTTTTAACGATATTTGTCTGCTAACCGCCCCTGATGGAAACTTGGGGTTTCATGGCTTGCTCAATTCCTTGGTCAAAAACAAATTCCTGTGCTGTTGATTGAAACTTGGCTCAAGTTCTAGGCCAGTACTGTTCAAAATAATTCTCATTTGGCTTCTTTAAGAATGCAAGAGTCCGTGTTGACTAGAAGGTGTTGTCAAAAAACCTTCCTTGGCAACCAAATCTTATTAATTAGTGCATGCTATACCATACAAATAGAAGGTGTTTTGACAACAAATGACTTTCAGGGCAGAACAGTGTAACGAGCAGTAGTACTGCTCAGGGCAAGTGACAGAAAAGGTGGTGTTAATGTTTAAGAGGAAGAATTAATTGGagaatttaacaatatatagAGGCTGGTGAGCTTGAGACACATGCATGTGATCAGGGGTGGAATCAAGGGGAGGCAAGTCGGGGCCTGCAAATAAAAATTGTGATGACTGATTCTGTAGGTTTTTTTGCTCTTAATAATAGTGTAAGAAGATGTAATATTTAAATAGGTGATCcttctaatattaaatatatttgttgttCACTGACTTTAAAATTATCTACgtgtggaaagaaaaaatataaagttataaataacttttttaacttaatagattttacccttttttctttCGGTCCTAATATAAAagctaaaatacaaaaatataaatataaataacaaactGAAAGATTGAAGTAGAGTGCtatcaattaattctttttttatcaaacaaatcaAGATAATTTAGCATCGctaactttaaatttaaaatttatttttgttttattttgagatattcgttaagaatttgatgagattttttcataattctattatttttgcttctttttgttttttttgctcgGATCTactaattttaccaaatttgattttgaattcgtattataatgatgtttttttttaattaattagatatattttattggtttgtcttgattatatttttttatgttttatttttaacagaaccactaaaattatcaatttttttctcacgATGAAGATTAAATTAACTTCATTGCTTTAACTCAATTTAATATTGCTTAAAACCTTTTACTTTGTGCAAAGGtcattatatatttgtatttcttttacaacttatgtataataaattaaaaaatattatgtcttgttatattaattttgacctCCTCTAATAAATAATTCTAGCTCCACCCTGGTGCACGATGGAAGAGTCATTAAAGGAGGTAATGAGAAATGATCCTAGGATGGTGCTTGATGAGGTTGCCAAACTTGGGACTGAAGATAAGAAGCAATTCATGGAGAGTCCATGCAAAATTGTCGAGGAAGACTATGATTACCGGAGGAGTTTAAGGAAAAGAGTTGACAGGTTGGTTCTGTTGGTGGCAACGAGTATACTCCCAAAGTTTTCAAGATGTGTTTCAAACCTTGAATCGTATTGCTAATCGAGTGTCGTGTTTTGTTGAACACAGGGTAGGAATGGAGCTTCCTAGGATTGAGATTCGGTTTCAGAATTTGTCAGTTGAGGGAGAAGCATATGTTGGGACCCGAGCACTTCCAACTTTGCTTAATACCACCTTGAATGCAGTTGAGGTAATTCTTTAatcagtttttcttttcaacactATCCATTTTTGTCTTCGATTCTACAGGCTCCAGTCCCTGATGTTGCTATGTTCTTAATGTGCATAGGGTGTTGCTCAGATGGTTGGGCTTTCTCCATCAAAGAAAAGAGCTGTCAAGATACTTCAAGATGTGAAGGGAATTGTAAAACCTTCAAGGTATTTTCATGCAATACATAGTCATAAAACTTGCTTTTTCCAACAAATTCTTTTCAGAACTCCATTATTTGCTTCTTACTTTTAGGATGTCACTGCTTCTTGGGCCTCCTGGCTCTGGGAAAACAACTCTGCTAAAAGCACTTGCAGGGAAACTTGACAATGACATAAAGGTTTGTCTTCCTCAATTCcactctttttatattttcacacaGTTGATAATTAAGTGGGGGCACAAGCAGGTAACAGGGAAAGTCACCTACTGCGGCCATGAGTTTTCAGAATTTGTTCCCCAGAAAACATGTGCTTATATTAGCCAGCATGAACTCCACTATGGGCAGATGACAGTTCGTGAGACATTAGATTTTTCAGGACGATGCATGGGAGCTGGGACTAGGCATCAAATACTTTCAGAGTTGTTGAGACGGGAGAAAGAAGCAGGTATCGAACCGAATCCTCGTATTCGTAAGGAAGCTGCAGCCATGACTTGTCAGGATACCAGTTTGATTACAGAAAACATTCTGAAGGTCTGTCACTTCTATTGTTTTTATCGTTCTAACTTGTTCCCTTGAGTGTGAAGCCTAACATCGTATTATTTTTTGACAGATACTTAAATTGGATAGTTGTGCAGATACTAAGGTAGGAGATGACATGATAAGGGGCATCTCTGGTGGAGAAAAGAAGCGCGTAACTACTGGTATGATTAACTCTTAAGAATGCTGAATATGCCTATAACTTATTGACAGGGATTTCACCAACGCCGAATCTACCAAGCTGCCCATTTATGTCTGTTACTTAAAATCACTGCTGATTCCTAACTGCAATTGGTTATACGAAGCAGGTGAACTATTGGTTGGACCGGCAAGGGCATTTGTCATGGATGAAATCTCAACAGGATTGGACAGTTCTACCGCTTACCAGATTGTCAAATTCATGAGGAAGATGGTCCATCTCCTGGATATGACCACGGTCACGTCTCTCCTGCAGCCTACACCAGAGACATTTGAACTTTTTGATGACATTATCCTTCTTTCAGAGGGTCAGATTGTTTACCAGGGTCCACGAGATAATGTCCTTGAGTTCTTCGAACATATGGGTTTCAAATGCCCTGAAAGGAAGGGGGTTGCAGATTTCCTGCTGGAAGTAACTTCCAAGAAGGATCAAGAGCGATACTGGTTCAGAAAGAATCAACCTTACGAGTATGTTTCAGTACCGAAGTTCGTGCGCGCTTTCAATTCTTTTCACATTGGCCTACAGCTTTCAGAACATCTAAAAGTTCCTTTCAACAAATTTAGAGTTCATCCTGATGCTTTAGTGAGTGAAAAGTATGGCGTCTCCAACTGGGAACTCTTTAAGGCGTGCTTTTCAAGGGAATGGCTTCTGATGAAGCGCAACTCTATAGTTTCCATCTTCAAAATTATCCAAATAACAATCATTGCCATAATTGCATTTACTGCTTTCTCAAAAACCGGAAGGAAAGCTGGACAAAAGAACGGTGCAGCAAACTTTTGGGGAGCACTATTCTTCGGTCTCACAAATTTCATAATCAATGCGATGATAGAACTTACAATGACAGTTTTCAGACTTCCCGTGTTCTTTAAGCAGAGGAGTTCAATGCTATATCCTGCATGGGCTTTTGGATTACCTATTTGTCTCTTCAGCATTCCTGTCTCACTGATTGAATCAGGAATTTGGGTCACTCTTACATATTACTCCATTGGCTTTGCTCCAGCTGCCAGCAGGCAAGTGCAGACCTTTTTCTTAATGATCTCTATAAAAGCGCGATCATGTAGGCAAAggttcttcttttaatacatgaCAGTTGTGTTCAGGTTCTTCAAACAGCTCTTGGCTTTCTTCAGTACATATCAGATGACTCTATCTCTATACCGTTTCATAGCAGTGGTTGGAAGAAAATTGCTTGTCGCGAACATACTTGGTTTCTTAACTATGGTGACTGTTATTGTTCTTGGAGGTTTCATCATCACCAAAGGCAATGATTGTTCTATTTTGTTTACTGTTTAGTGTTCTAATATTGTTGGATTATTCTGAAGCATGTATCAATCTAATACCTGAATTTTATGGAATCTCAGTAACTGgaacttttgatgcacaataaTTTGGATCGTTTTCCTTTTCGTTGTGCAGATGACATAGAGTTGTGGATGAGATGGGGCTACTATCTGTCTCCTATAATGTATGGCCAAAATGCCATTTCTATCAATGAATTTCTCGACAACAGATGGGGCAATGTGAGTTCTTCAAAGCATATGAAAACTCTCTCGTGAAtacttatatttattatattaaaatattttctgagCTATCTAGGCTTACTAACACAAGTCTATATGTCACAGCTCACTGGCAGCCCACATGAGTCTACTGTTGGAAAGTCTCTTCTTAAGGAAAGGGGATTCTTTACGGATGAATACTGGTATTGGATTTGCATTGGGGTGCTTCTTGGGTTCTctcttattttcaattttctcttcaTTGCAGCACTCGAATTTTTGAATGGTAGGTCAGTGTTTTGAACCTATCATCTTTGTTAAGAATATTGAATGACATTCAAGTATTGAGCAGTCAGTTTTTTGCAACTCATTATCAGCTCCTGCCGATTCGAGAGCTGTAATTGCGGATGATGACACTGAAAATGTTGGTACGCGGAAACTGGCACCTATTTCTGAAGGTTGGTGTTTTAAGACGTATGGTCTTTAACTTCACATTATCTTGATAATCACTCTGCTAACTGTGCCCTAATCCCATGAAGAATTCCTAGACATTGCTGAACAATCAGAAGAACAATCATAACATCAACCACTCTCAACTCATTATAGGAAGTTCTTCGTCATCTGAAATCGGATGATGGTTAAATGTGCTAGTGGCTTTGCCATCATTTTATACTTCTCAGCCAAAATTCAACAACTACTAATCATAAGTATTATTGTTGACCTGACAGTGAAAATCTCCCGGGGGGAATACAAACATTCCAAGAATCCAAACAagcaatataaaaaaggaaCGGTTCTGTCTTTTCAGCCACTTTCACTTGCCTTCAACAATGTGAATTATTATGTCGATATGCCTGTGGTAACTCATGTACACTAATTCATATTTCAAGATTCATGTAAATGAACAAGAAGCTTcatattgatatatttattcTTGGATTTACTAGGAAACGAGGAAACAAGGGACTGAGAAAAACCGATTGCAGCTGCTAAAAGATGTGAGTGGAGCTTTTAGGCCAGGTACTCTGACAGCATTAGTTGGTGTCAGCGGTGCTGGTAAGACCACCTTGATGGATGTATTGGCAGGAAGGAAGATTATGGGGTACATTGAAGGAAGTATAAGCATTTCTGGATACCCAAAGAACCAAGTCACATTTGCTCGGGTCAGTGGTTATTGTGAACAGATCGACATGCATTCACCATGTGTTACTGTCTATGAATCTCTCCTCTATTCTGCCTCGATGCGTCTTGCTGCGGA includes:
- the LOC133680223 gene encoding pleiotropic drug resistance protein 2-like; amino-acid sequence: MEESLKEVMRNDPRMVLDEVAKLGTEDKKQFMESPCKIVEEDYDYRRSLRKRVDRVGMELPRIEIRFQNLSVEGEAYVGTRALPTLLNTTLNAVEGVAQMVGLSPSKKRAVKILQDVKGIVKPSRMSLLLGPPGSGKTTLLKALAGKLDNDIKVTGKVTYCGHEFSEFVPQKTCAYISQHELHYGQMTVRETLDFSGRCMGAGTRHQILSELLRREKEAGIEPNPRIRKEAAAMTCQDTSLITENILKILKLDSCADTKVGDDMIRGISGGEKKRVTTGELLVGPARAFVMDEISTGLDSSTAYQIVKFMRKMVHLLDMTTVTSLLQPTPETFELFDDIILLSEGQIVYQGPRDNVLEFFEHMGFKCPERKGVADFLLEVTSKKDQERYWFRKNQPYEYVSVPKFVRAFNSFHIGLQLSEHLKVPFNKFRVHPDALVSEKYGVSNWELFKACFSREWLLMKRNSIVSIFKIIQITIIAIIAFTAFSKTGRKAGQKNGAANFWGALFFGLTNFIINAMIELTMTVFRLPVFFKQRSSMLYPAWAFGLPICLFSIPVSLIESGIWVTLTYYSIGFAPAASRFFKQLLAFFSTYQMTLSLYRFIAVVGRKLLVANILGFLTMVTVIVLGGFIITKDDIELWMRWGYYLSPIMYGQNAISINEFLDNRWGNLTGSPHESTVGKSLLKERGFFTDEYWYWICIGVLLGFSLIFNFLFIAALEFLNAPADSRAVIADDDTENVVKISRGEYKHSKNPNKQYKKGTVLSFQPLSLAFNNVNYYVDMPVETRKQGTEKNRLQLLKDVSGAFRPGTLTALVGVSGAGKTTLMDVLAGRKIMGYIEGSISISGYPKNQVTFARVSGYCEQIDMHSPCVTVYESLLYSASMRLAADVKKETRKMFIDEVMELVELKPLMNALVGLPRIDGLSTEQRKRLTIAVELVANPSIIFMDEPTSGLDARAAAIVMRAIRHMVDTGRTVVCTIHQPSIDIFETFDELLLMKRGGQVIYAGPLGRNSHKLVQYFEAVPGVPRIKQGSNPATWMLEISSEAIEAQLQVDFAEVYANSELYRKNQELIKKLNTPRPGSKDLSFPSQYSQSFITQCTACFWKQHKSYWRNSEFNYTRFVVAIIIGILFGLVFWSRGDRIYKRNDLINLLGATYAAVLFLGATNASAVQSVIATERTVFYRERAAGMYSELPYAFAHVAIEIIYVSIQTFLYSLLLYSMIGFEWNVGKFLYFYYFIFMSFTYFSMYGMMIISLTPGPEIAAVFMSFFISFWNLFSGYLIARPLIPVWWRWYYWASPVAWTIYGIFTSQVVDKNTLLEIPGSEPVPLKAFVEKYLGYDHDFLLPVVLAHVGWVLLFFFTFAYGIKFLNFQRR